A section of the Deltaproteobacteria bacterium genome encodes:
- the hydA gene encoding dihydropyrimidinase, with translation MSLLIKNGEIVTASERYVADIFCEGETITRIGKNLAPPPGATVIDATGKYVFPGFIDPHTHIYLPFMGTFSKDNYTTGSQAALVGGTTSFIDFVIPTRKDQPLAALSTWNSQSEGKSACDFTYHMAVTRFDEGIERELTEIVGQGLPSFKIFLAYKGAFGIDDTELFHTLRLAKKLGVMTTAHCENETAVVELQRRLLGEGKTGPEWHYHSRPPLIEAEGTHHLMTFAELHDAHVYIVHLSCEEALRAALDAKLRGVNVWVETLIQYLLLDMTYAERPNFEGAKFVMSPPLRDKRNQSVLWNALRHGIVCTVATDHAPFDFSTQKPMGKDDFTKIPNGIPALEDRVNLLYTYGVKAGKLDLQRFVDVGSTQAAKLFGLYPRKGAIQVGSDADLVVYDPAYEGKISASQQVMAVDYNPFDGWPVKGRPHVVTVRGEVAARDGKFVGTVGRGRLLKREPTHF, from the coding sequence ATGAGCCTGCTGATCAAGAACGGCGAGATCGTGACCGCTAGCGAGCGGTACGTGGCGGACATCTTCTGCGAGGGCGAGACGATCACCCGCATCGGCAAGAACCTCGCGCCACCCCCCGGCGCGACGGTCATCGACGCGACGGGCAAGTACGTCTTTCCGGGGTTCATCGACCCCCACACGCACATCTACCTGCCCTTCATGGGGACATTCTCCAAGGACAACTACACCACGGGTAGCCAGGCGGCGCTCGTGGGAGGCACCACCAGCTTCATCGACTTCGTCATCCCCACGCGCAAGGACCAGCCCCTGGCCGCGCTCTCCACCTGGAACAGCCAGTCCGAGGGGAAGTCGGCCTGCGACTTCACCTACCACATGGCCGTCACGCGCTTCGATGAGGGGATCGAGCGCGAGCTGACCGAGATCGTCGGGCAGGGGCTCCCCTCCTTCAAGATCTTCCTGGCCTACAAGGGGGCCTTCGGGATCGACGACACGGAGCTCTTCCACACGCTGCGCCTGGCGAAGAAGCTGGGCGTGATGACCACCGCCCACTGCGAGAACGAGACCGCCGTGGTCGAGCTGCAGCGCCGGCTCCTCGGCGAGGGTAAGACCGGGCCCGAGTGGCACTACCACAGCCGCCCGCCCCTGATCGAGGCCGAGGGGACGCACCACCTGATGACCTTCGCCGAGCTCCACGACGCGCACGTCTATATCGTGCACCTCTCGTGCGAGGAGGCGCTGCGCGCCGCGCTCGACGCCAAGCTGCGCGGGGTCAACGTCTGGGTGGAAACGCTGATCCAGTACCTCCTGCTCGACATGACCTACGCCGAGCGCCCGAACTTCGAGGGGGCGAAGTTCGTCATGTCGCCGCCGCTCCGGGACAAGCGCAACCAGTCCGTGCTCTGGAATGCGCTCCGCCACGGCATCGTCTGCACCGTGGCCACCGACCACGCGCCCTTCGATTTCTCGACGCAGAAGCCGATGGGCAAGGACGACTTCACCAAGATCCCGAACGGCATCCCGGCTCTCGAAGATCGCGTGAACCTGCTCTACACCTACGGCGTGAAGGCCGGGAAGCTGGACCTGCAGCGCTTCGTGGACGTGGGGAGCACGCAGGCGGCCAAGCTCTTCGGCCTCTACCCGCGCAAAGGAGCCATCCAGGTGGGCAGCGACGCGGACCTGGTGGTCTACGACCCGGCCTACGAGGGGAAGATCAGCGCCTCGCAGCAGGTCATGGCGGTGGACTACAACCCCTTCGACGGCTGGCCCGTCAAGGGGCGCCCGCACGTGGTGACGGTGCGCGGCGAGGTCGCCGCCAGGGACGGGAAGTTCGTCGGCACCGTCGGTCGCGGCCGGCTGCTCAAGCGCGAGCCGACGCACTTCTGA
- a CDS encoding DUF1848 family protein gives MSRRTDIPALFGPWFARRLEEGFAEYVPLGPPRRVRCSLRPEEVTHFAFWSKWPRPFFPVLERVIARGYPVLWNVTVTGLGGTAVEPHVPAPERALEAVTELARRVPASAILWRYDPVFVSSRYPAAHHLETFARLAERLAGQVDRVAISFLTSYARQVAPDLRAYAHETRDQVPEVPLAAQVDLAGRLADLAREAGLSLTVCCSPELRAALGAPRAECNSFAWAARVYPALAARRLPDKPCRPDCGCSKEVDLGVYDTCVLGCRYSYGSACEARARVRFAAHDPEAPCLIP, from the coding sequence GTGAGCCGGCGGACGGATATCCCGGCCCTCTTCGGACCCTGGTTCGCGCGGCGCCTCGAGGAGGGGTTCGCCGAGTACGTGCCGCTCGGCCCACCGCGCCGCGTGCGCTGCAGCCTGCGCCCCGAGGAGGTCACGCACTTCGCCTTCTGGAGCAAGTGGCCGCGCCCGTTCTTCCCGGTGCTCGAGCGGGTGATCGCGCGCGGGTACCCCGTGCTCTGGAACGTGACGGTCACCGGCCTCGGAGGGACCGCGGTGGAGCCGCACGTGCCGGCGCCTGAGCGGGCCCTCGAGGCTGTGACCGAGCTCGCCCGCCGCGTGCCGGCGAGCGCGATCCTCTGGCGCTACGACCCGGTCTTCGTCTCGAGCCGCTATCCTGCCGCGCACCACCTGGAGACCTTCGCGCGCCTGGCCGAGCGCCTCGCGGGTCAGGTGGATCGCGTGGCGATCTCGTTTCTCACCTCCTACGCGCGGCAGGTCGCGCCGGACCTCCGGGCCTACGCGCACGAGACGCGCGACCAGGTCCCCGAGGTTCCACTGGCAGCACAAGTAGACCTGGCCGGGCGTCTCGCGGACCTCGCGCGCGAGGCGGGGCTCTCGCTGACTGTCTGCTGCAGCCCCGAGCTGCGAGCTGCGCTCGGCGCTCCCCGGGCCGAGTGCAACAGCTTCGCCTGGGCCGCCCGCGTCTATCCGGCGCTCGCCGCGCGTCGCCTTCCGGACAAACCGTGCCGCCCCGACTGCGGCTGCAGCAAGGAGGTGGACCTCGGGGTCTACGACACCTGCGTGCTCGGCTGCCGCTACAGCTACGGGAGCGCGTGCGAGGCGAGGGCCCGAGTGCGCTTTGCCGCGCACGATCCCGAGGCGCCCTGCCTCATCCCCTGA
- a CDS encoding 1-acyl-sn-glycerol-3-phosphate acyltransferase, translated as MQRYSADEIPVRDPRIIEGLAELTERLAGRYHRAEVRGTEHVPEGAALYVGNHSGGIYTVDTLIFAAAVYRAHGLTAVPYGLAHELVMELPLLREIARTLGAVRANHDNARRLLAAGHKTLVYPGGDVEAMRPFRHRHRLVFDGRRGYMRLAIATGVPVVPVVAAGSHSSFLILDDLRWLSRALGADRVLRFKVWPLTLSVPWGLTLGPPPPYLPLPVQVRMSILPPFVPERTGEEAAADPDYVTRCASEVERRMQAALTQLALRR; from the coding sequence GTGCAGCGGTATTCAGCGGACGAGATCCCCGTCCGAGACCCCAGGATCATCGAAGGGCTCGCCGAGCTCACGGAGCGGCTCGCCGGGCGTTACCACCGCGCCGAGGTGCGGGGGACCGAGCACGTCCCCGAGGGCGCCGCGCTCTACGTGGGCAACCACAGCGGCGGGATCTACACCGTCGACACGCTCATCTTCGCCGCAGCGGTCTATCGGGCGCATGGCCTGACAGCCGTGCCGTACGGGCTCGCGCACGAGCTGGTGATGGAGCTGCCGCTCTTGCGGGAGATCGCCCGCACCCTGGGCGCCGTGCGCGCGAACCACGACAACGCGCGACGCCTCCTCGCCGCGGGGCACAAGACCCTGGTCTACCCGGGCGGAGACGTGGAGGCCATGCGGCCGTTCCGGCACCGCCACCGCCTGGTCTTCGACGGGCGGCGCGGCTACATGCGGCTGGCCATCGCGACGGGAGTCCCGGTGGTCCCGGTCGTGGCGGCGGGCTCGCACTCGAGCTTCCTCATCCTGGACGACCTGCGCTGGCTCTCGCGCGCGCTGGGCGCCGACCGGGTGCTGCGCTTCAAGGTCTGGCCCCTCACGCTGAGCGTTCCGTGGGGACTCACCCTCGGTCCTCCGCCACCGTATCTGCCCTTGCCGGTGCAGGTGCGGATGTCCATCTTGCCGCCCTTCGTGCCGGAGCGGACCGGGGAGGAGGCGGCCGCCGACCCGGACTACGTCACCCGGTGCGCCTCGGAGGTTGAGCGGCGCATGCAAGCGGCGCTCACCCAGCTCGCCCTCCGTCGGTAG
- a CDS encoding response regulator: protein MDNLGTASEPASRTIPEELIGREVSARALSPFFEAARRKGLDPERLANGTGYDLAQLRSLNQRISWAAFARLMANLGEVFNDEELVELGSSLLDSPYLRVLVVPARLLFSLADTYRWAFSPGGPAARLVVGPETRILEVTPGLLRIEVRMRPGYAPSRENHLVLQGVLHGLARFFGAHETEVTQRSLPDGAVFDIRIRRKTGALASLRSSWTWLRTAWSVGDELRRAHEELDERYLELQREIAERNRSEAERQRLEAQLLQAQKLEALGRLAGGVAHDFNNLLQVILGQSGLLLLELPNGHAARAGLEEIEKAAQRAAGLTRQLLAFSRQQVVEPQVLDPNEVVTELGKMLRRLVGEDVELAIVARPGVGRVKADRGQLEQVVLNLVLNARDAMPRGGKLTLETDHVVLDAAYERGHLGAALGPHVLLAVSDTGIGMDAATQTRIFEPFFTTKPKGKGTGLGLATVFGIVKQAGGSVGVYSEPGRGTTFKVYLPCTEEEPTTAASLPDLFSTGGSETILVVEDDAQVRAVTREVLLRGGYRLLEAATPEAALAAARAHAGEIDLLLSDVVLPQMNGRELAELLLLERPRTKVIYMSGFTADAISGHDLLRTDAVLLQKPASPELLLRRVREALDARP, encoded by the coding sequence GTGGACAACCTCGGCACGGCCAGCGAACCCGCGTCGCGCACGATTCCCGAGGAGCTCATCGGTCGCGAGGTAAGCGCGCGGGCCCTCAGCCCCTTCTTCGAGGCCGCGCGACGCAAGGGCCTGGACCCCGAACGGCTCGCGAACGGCACGGGCTACGACCTTGCCCAGCTACGAAGTCTGAACCAGCGCATCTCGTGGGCCGCGTTCGCGCGCTTGATGGCGAACCTCGGTGAGGTATTCAACGACGAGGAGCTCGTAGAGCTCGGGTCGTCGTTGCTGGACTCACCCTACCTGCGCGTGCTGGTCGTGCCCGCACGGCTCCTCTTCTCCCTCGCCGACACCTATCGCTGGGCCTTTTCCCCCGGGGGACCGGCCGCGCGCCTCGTGGTGGGTCCGGAGACCAGGATCCTCGAGGTCACGCCGGGCCTGCTGAGGATCGAGGTGCGCATGCGACCCGGCTACGCACCGTCGCGCGAGAATCACCTCGTCCTGCAAGGGGTCCTGCACGGCCTGGCGCGCTTCTTCGGCGCCCACGAAACCGAGGTCACCCAGAGATCCCTGCCGGACGGAGCCGTCTTCGATATCCGGATCCGGCGGAAGACGGGCGCCCTCGCGTCGCTGCGCAGCTCGTGGACCTGGCTGCGCACCGCGTGGTCCGTTGGCGACGAGCTCCGCCGAGCCCACGAAGAGCTCGACGAGCGCTACCTCGAGCTGCAGCGCGAGATCGCGGAGCGCAACCGCAGCGAAGCAGAGCGACAGCGGCTGGAAGCGCAGCTTCTCCAGGCCCAGAAGCTCGAGGCCCTGGGACGGCTGGCGGGAGGTGTGGCCCACGACTTCAATAACCTGCTGCAGGTCATCCTCGGCCAATCGGGGCTGCTCCTCCTCGAACTGCCGAACGGGCACGCCGCGCGCGCGGGGCTCGAGGAGATCGAGAAGGCCGCGCAGCGAGCGGCCGGGCTGACGCGTCAGCTCCTCGCCTTCAGCCGGCAGCAGGTGGTCGAGCCCCAGGTGCTCGATCCGAACGAGGTCGTCACCGAGCTCGGCAAGATGCTGCGCCGCCTGGTCGGTGAAGACGTGGAGCTGGCGATCGTCGCCCGTCCCGGCGTGGGGCGTGTCAAGGCGGACCGCGGGCAGCTCGAACAGGTGGTCCTGAACCTCGTCCTGAACGCGCGCGATGCCATGCCCCGGGGCGGAAAACTGACCCTCGAGACCGACCACGTGGTCCTCGATGCAGCCTACGAGCGAGGTCATCTCGGCGCCGCGCTCGGCCCGCACGTGCTTCTCGCCGTCAGCGATACCGGCATCGGCATGGACGCGGCCACCCAGACACGCATCTTCGAGCCCTTCTTCACGACCAAGCCCAAGGGCAAGGGCACGGGCCTGGGACTCGCGACAGTCTTCGGCATCGTCAAGCAGGCAGGTGGTAGCGTGGGCGTCTACAGCGAGCCGGGGCGGGGCACGACCTTCAAGGTCTACCTGCCCTGCACCGAGGAAGAACCCACCACAGCGGCCTCCCTTCCCGACCTCTTCTCGACGGGAGGCTCGGAGACGATCCTGGTCGTGGAGGACGACGCTCAGGTGCGCGCCGTGACCCGTGAGGTGCTCCTGCGCGGCGGCTACCGCCTGCTCGAGGCGGCCACCCCCGAGGCCGCCCTCGCCGCGGCGCGCGCGCACGCCGGTGAGATCGATCTCCTGCTCTCCGACGTGGTGCTGCCGCAGATGAACGGTCGGGAGCTCGCGGAACTGCTCCTCCTCGAGCGGCCGCGGACGAAGGTCATCTACATGTCCGGCTTCACGGCCGACGCCATCTCCGGCCACGACCTCCTGCGCACCGACGCTGTCCTCTTGCAGAAGCCCGCCAGCCCCGAGCTCCTGCTACGGCGGGTGCGCGAGGCGCTCGACGCGCGACCGTGA
- a CDS encoding lipid-transfer protein has translation MPRKVNVIGVGMVKFQKPGASDPYNVMAANAARAALADAGVDYKEVQQAVCGYVYGDSTCGQRAVYEVGLSGIPVFNVNNNCSTGSSALMLAAQAVAGGLAECVIAIGFEQMEKGALGSKYTDRTNPLDRHAGLMNDVQGFTEAPPAAQMFGGAGREYRWKYDTKRETFGQVAVKARDHASRNPLAMFNEKMTLQQIMESQEVFDPLTRFQCCPPTCGAAAAILCSDEFARKKGISNPVYIAAQSMKTDFATSFDEKSMIKMCGYDMAVASAKEAYEKAGLGPKDIQVIELHDCFTANEILTYEALGLCPEGGAEKFIWDGDNTYGGKWVTNPSGGLLSKGHPLGATGLAQCTELVWQLRGQADKRQVPNAKVALQHNLGLGGACVVTIYRKD, from the coding sequence ATGCCACGCAAAGTGAACGTGATCGGCGTCGGGATGGTGAAGTTCCAGAAGCCCGGCGCGAGCGACCCCTATAACGTGATGGCGGCGAACGCCGCGCGCGCGGCTCTGGCCGACGCCGGCGTGGACTACAAGGAGGTCCAGCAGGCCGTCTGCGGCTACGTCTACGGCGACAGCACCTGCGGTCAGCGCGCGGTCTACGAGGTGGGCCTGAGCGGGATCCCGGTCTTCAACGTGAACAACAACTGCTCGACGGGTTCGAGCGCGCTGATGCTCGCGGCGCAGGCGGTGGCCGGGGGCCTCGCCGAGTGCGTGATCGCGATCGGCTTCGAGCAGATGGAGAAGGGCGCGCTCGGCTCGAAGTACACCGACCGCACGAACCCCCTCGACCGGCACGCCGGGCTGATGAACGACGTGCAGGGCTTCACCGAGGCTCCGCCGGCGGCGCAGATGTTCGGCGGCGCGGGACGCGAGTACCGCTGGAAGTACGACACCAAGCGCGAGACCTTCGGACAGGTGGCCGTGAAGGCCCGCGACCACGCGAGCCGCAATCCGCTCGCCATGTTCAACGAGAAGATGACTCTGCAGCAGATCATGGAGTCGCAGGAGGTCTTCGACCCGCTCACGCGCTTCCAGTGCTGCCCGCCGACCTGCGGCGCAGCCGCGGCGATCCTCTGCTCCGACGAGTTCGCCCGCAAGAAGGGGATCTCGAACCCGGTCTACATCGCCGCGCAGTCGATGAAGACCGACTTCGCGACGAGCTTCGACGAGAAGAGCATGATCAAGATGTGCGGCTACGACATGGCGGTGGCCTCGGCGAAGGAGGCCTACGAGAAGGCCGGCCTCGGTCCGAAGGACATCCAGGTCATCGAGCTGCACGACTGCTTCACGGCCAACGAGATCCTGACCTACGAGGCGCTCGGCCTCTGCCCCGAGGGGGGCGCCGAGAAGTTCATCTGGGACGGGGACAACACCTACGGCGGCAAGTGGGTCACGAACCCGTCGGGCGGCCTCCTCTCGAAGGGACATCCCCTCGGGGCCACGGGGCTCGCGCAGTGCACGGAGCTCGTATGGCAGCTCCGCGGCCAGGCCGACAAGCGCCAGGTGCCGAACGCCAAGGTCGCGCTCCAGCACAACCTGGGCCTCGGCGGCGCCTGCGTGGTCACGATCTACCGTAAGGACTGA